A window of Terriglobia bacterium genomic DNA:
CGATGATGTCATTCTCGGGTGCGCCATGCCCGAGGCGGAGCAGGGAATGAACGTTTCCCGTGTGGCCTCATTCCTTGCGGGTCTTCCCGATTCTGTGCCTGCCATGACCATCAATCGATTCTGTTCCTCCGGTCTGCAATCAATCGCTTTGAGCGCGGACCGGATCCGGACCGGCGCGGCGCAGGTGATGATCGCCGGGGGAACTGAAACCATGTCGATGATTCCGATGGGTGGACATAAGATTGTCCCCAATCCGACGCTTGTCGATACACGGCCCGGGGTCTATCTCTCCATGGGTCTGACGGCGGAAAACCTGGCGCGACAGTACTCCCTCTCACGGGAAGCCGCGGACCAGTATTCTTACGACAGCCACATGAAGGCCCTCAAAGCGATTCAAGAAGGGAAATTCAAGGAAGAGATTGTTCCCCTGACGGTCACCCTGGTAACGGCTGTGTCCTCCAACGGGACGATGAAGAAATCAGTCCGGGAAGTCAGATTTGAGACCGACGAGGGGCCCCGGCAGGACACTTCGCTGGAGTCCCTGGCCAAGCTCAAGCCGGCATTCCACACCCAGGGGACGGTAACCGCCGGAAACTCCTCGCAGATGAGTGATGGTGCGGCGGCCGTTGTGATCATGTCCGGAGAGAAAGCCGGGCAGATGGGGCTTCGACCCCTGGCCCGTTTTGTAGCGTTTGCCACGGCGGGAGTGGATCCGGAGCGCATGGGCATCGGGCCGGTCGCTGCCATTCCGAAGGCACTCGCACTGGCCGGATTGAAGCTTGCCGACATCGATTTGATCGAACTCAACGAGGCTTTTGCCGTTCAGTCGCTTGCCGTGATCCGGGAGGCAGGCCTCGATCCGGCTCGCGTCAACGTCAACGGCGGCGCCATTGCCCTCGGCCATCCGCTGGGGTGCACCGGGGCGAAGTTGACGGCCACGCTCTTGTATGAAATGAAGCGCCGTCGCTTGCGCTGCGGTATGGTCACGATGTGCGTCGGCGGCGGGATGGGCGCAGCCGGGATTTTTGAAAACTTGCAGCGATAGGTTGGGCTGTGGGGTACGCAGCACGGTCGCCCAACTTGCGTTGTCTTTTTGACAGGAAAGAGAGGACCTTATGAGTACTGCAACACATGCCACATCGACCTATGTGAGGGGCGGGAGCTGGCTGATTGGAGAGACTTCACCCCGCGAAATTTTTGCACCGGAGGATTTTTCCGATGAACAGAAATTGATGGCACAAACCGCCGAGCAGTTCATGGACCAGGAGGTGGTGCCGCGCGCTCAGGAGCTGGAAGAGAAGAAGATTGAGACCAATGTCGAGCTGCTCAAGAAAATGGCGCCGCTGGGCCTGCTGGGCATCGATGTCCCCGAGAAATTTGGCGGCATGGAGATTGACAAGGTCACCGGAATGATCCTGGCTGAAAAACTCGCCCACGAAGGTTCATTCGCCTGTTCTCATGGCAGCCATACCGGCATCGGCTCTTGGCCGATTGTCTTTTATGGCACAGAAGCACAGAAACGGAAGTACCTCCCCCGCATCTGCAATGGCGAATGGATCTCTTCTTACGCGTTGACCGAGCCGCATTGCGGCTCCGATGCGATGGCCCTCACCACCCGCGCCGACGTGAGCCCGGATGGAAAAACGTACACCCTGAACGGGACCAAGATGTTCATCACCAATGCCGGCTTTGCTGATTTGTTCATCACCTTTGCAAAGATCGGTGGGGAGAAAATCACGTGCTTCATTGTGGAAAAGAGCTTCCCCGGGGTGACGACGGGCGCCGAAGAACATAAGATGGGAATCATGGGTTCTTCCACCCGAACGCTCATCCTCGAAGAAGCCAGGGTTCCGGCCGAAAACATTCTCGGAGAAATCGGCAAGGGTCACAAAATCGCATTCAATTGCCTGAACATGGGCCGGCTCAAGCTGGGTGCCGGTGCCGTGGGCGGCTCCAAGTTCTGTATGGCGCATGCTATCCGGTATGCCAAGGAGCGCAGCGCCTTTGGCAAAGCCATTGCGGAGTTTGGTTTGATTCAACAGAAGATCGCGGAGAGCTGTGCGCGGATTTTTGCCGCCGAATCGATGACCTACCGGACGGCCGCCCTGATCGACGCCATCTTGTCGGGGGTCTCGAAGGACTCCCCGGCGGGTGCCGAGCAGGCGTTGAAGGGGATTGAGGAATATGCGACGGAGTGCTCCATCATGAAAGTGATGGGAAGCGAATACCTGGGCTATGTGTGTGATGAAGCCGTCCAGATCTATGGAGGCTACGGCTATAGCAAGGACTATCCGGTCGAGCGGTTCTACCGCGACGCCCGCATCAATCGAATTTTTGAGGGCACCAACGAGATCAACCGGCTGCTCATCCCCGGGATGCTCCTCCGTCGGGCCATGAAGGGGGATTTGCCGTTGATCTCAGCAGCTCAGAAGTTGATGGACGAGATCATGGGTTTTCCGTCCCTGGAGGAGGACAGCACGGAAGGGCTCGGGCAGGAACTGAAGTTTGTCAAGAACGCCAAGAAAATTGCCTTGATGACGGCGGGGGCCGCCGTCCAGCGCTATCGGGACAAGGTGGCGGACCAGCAAGAGGTGATGGGCCACGTCTCCAACATCATCATGGAGGTTTACGCCTGCGAATCCTCGCTGCTCCGAACCTTGAAAATGTTGGAGGCGCAAGGGCGCGACAAGGCCCGTCTGCATGTTGCCATGACTCAGCAATACATCAGTGGCGCGGCGGCGCGGGTGGATGCGGAAGCCAGGGCGGCCCTGGCGACGATCGCCGAAGGGGACCTGCTGCGAACGCAGCTGGCGGCGCTCAAACGATTCAGCAAGTACCTGCCCGTCGATACCGCCGCCACAGGCCGGTTGATTGCTCAAGCCGCCCTGGAAGCGAATGGCTGGCCCCTCAAAACACACTGAGGAAGATTCGACGTTTTTGCAGAAGGCGGCCGATGGACGCGCAGGGAGCGGGCCTGGGCACAGGACGGAGAGGATGGCGGAGCGGTAGAGGGTCCGCCCTTCAAATTTTAGAATGCAATTGCTGAACCTTCCGCTCTACAAGATCGTGGTTCCCACGCCCTTCCATGTGGGGCCGGTCAATGTCTATCTCATCACGGAGCCCGAGGTTTCGCTGATCGACGCCGGGCCCCATACCCCGGAGGCCTACGCGGCCGTCGCGTCGGGTCTGCGCGAAAGGTCCCTCCGGTTGCGGGACGTCCGCCAAATCTTCATCACCCACGGACATCCCGATCATTACGGGCAAGCGTCTTTGCTGGCGGCTGAGTCGGGAGCCCGGGTGCTGGCGTCGGATTTTGACAGCCCCCATTTTCAGCACCGGACCCATCAGGATTTTTACCTGCGTCTGTACGAGGAAGCGGCGGTTCCGCGCCGGATCATCGATCTCTTTGCGGAGGGCCTCCAATTCATCCACAGCGTGGCAAAACCGATCGCGGAATACACGCCGCTCCGGGAGGGAGACCCCCTTCAATGTGGTGACGTGGTTTTTGAAGTGATCTTTACGCCGGGACACACGCCAGGCAGTATTTGCCTTTACTCTAAGGATCGTCGCCTGGTGATTGCTGCTGACACCGTGATCAAGCGGATTACCCCCAACCCGATTCTCGATGAGGATCCGCTCGATCCCGGCAGGCGCTATCCCAGCCTGAAAAACTACCTGGCGTCGTTGGAAAAGCTTCGTCAGCTCGGCCCGCAACTCGTGTGTTCAGGACACGGGGATGATGTGGACGAATTTTCGCCCCTGTTTGCGAAGATGATGCGACATCATGAAGAACGGCAAAGCCGGGTTCTTGCGCTGCTCCACGATCAGCCAAAACCTCTCTGGACGCTCGTCAGAGATCTTTTTCCGGAAGTACGCGAAGACGGAATGTTTCTGGCCCTCTCAGAAGTGTTTGCACACGTCGATCTACTGGAAGATCGTTCGCTGGTCCGATGGATTCAAAGGGATGGGATGCGAGTGATTGAGGCAGTCAATCCGTAGCCCGGCGTCTGGACTTCATCTCAACCAGCGGCAGAGGTCGAACCGTTTCGCACGTCGAGCAGCGGCATCATGGAATAGCCCCCCAAGAGGTCTTTACGCCGTCTTTACGATGGGAAGCGTGAAATGGAACCGGCTGCCCTCGCCCAGTGTGCTGTCCACCCAAACCCGCCCTCCGTGCGCTTCGACCAGTAATTTGACGATGTAGAGTCCAAGCCCGGTCCCTTCAATGGTTCGTGTCTGCTCGTTGCGAACGCGGTAATAACGGGAGAACAGTTTCGGCAGCTCCTCCGCCGAAATGCCCATTCCCCGATCCGTCACCGTAATCTCGACCTCATCGCCCGCCTCGGTAGGCTGCGCGGCCAAGGCAATGGAGTTGCCTTCGCGGGTGTATTTGATGGCATTGCTGACGAAGTTTTCCAGGATCTCCATTACGCGCAGCTTGTCGCCCATGACCGGCGGAAGATTGGGAGCGACCTGTCGTTCGATGGGAGACTGGTGGGCGTGGGCGGCGATCTGTTCGTCAATGAGGCTCTCAATGGGGAGGGGGCCGACGTTCAGGGTAATCTCTCCGCCTTCAATCCGCGACACGGCCATCGTGTCATCAATAATGGCAACAATGCGGCGGACATTTCCCATGATGATTTGAGTGGCCTGCATCAGGCTGGGATCCGCGGGGGCCGCCTCCTGCATGAGCTCCGCGAATCCGTGGATCCCGTGCAGCGGGGACTTGACGTCGTGAGACAGGATCGACATCAGGTTCGTTTTCAACTCGTTGCTCTTGGCCAGTTCCTGGTTCACATTCTTGAGTTCCTCAATCAACAAGGCATTGCGTAGCCACAAGGAAATCAAATTGGACAGGGCTTCAGCCAGTTCCACCTCGTGGGCCGCAAAGGAGGCATTCAGTCCCATCCGGTGGACCACCACAAAGGCGAGGGCCTGGTCCTGAGGGATGAGAGGAGCGATCAAATAAGGGGAGGACCCGGCGGCATGGATCTCTTCGGCGACATGACGGGGAAGGACACGACTCGAAGACGAGGACAGGACACAAACATGCTGAGTCCGTACGGCTTCATTCAGCTCGACCAGCGCGCGGGTTGCCAGGACTTCCTCTTCCGCCTGGTTTCGTTTCAGCGCCTCCGGGGAGAAGAACCGTCGAATCCGGGCGGTTTCCTTGTCTTCAAGTTGCGGGGTCGAGGATCGGTGCTGCAATTCCACCACGGCGATCCGGCAGTCCGGGATGGCATCGAACAGGTAGCCGACCAGCTTCCGCAGTATCTCCTCGCGGTCCATCACGTTGAACAGATCCCGGTTGGCATGGAGCAGGGTCGTCAAGGCGCGGTCGTGCGAACGTAACGAGGAATGAATGACCGCGTTCCCGATGGCCACTCCGAGGTGCTCGCCCAGCCGTTCGAGCGCCTCAATCTCGGGATCTGAGGGAACAACCCCCGGCGGGGCTGCCAGGAGGAGCAGGGCGTCGACATTCCCGCCGACAATAATCGGAACCGTGATCTCCGTCGCGTTGGTGTGCAGCAGGGAGGTTTTACGGTTGCGTTCCTCGGCAATGACAATTTTGAGTTGCTTGGTCCGGACCACCAGGCCCAGGACACCCTGGCTGAATCCGGTCTGATAGTTGCGGGGAATCGGGGTGGCCACATCACCGGATTGAGCCCGCAGAAAAATCATCTTCTGCTGGGAATCCACGGTAAACAGCGCGACGTGCACGTAGCCGAGGGCGAACCGCAGACTGTCGGCGGTGATCCGGAAGATGCTGTCGTAATCGAGCGTGGACAACACGACGCGGCTGACTTCGCCCAGGGCCTGCGAGAGGTCGACGGTTGGTTTCTTTGGGGCTGGACTCTTGTCCATGTTGACGCCGCGAATGGGGCCTGAGTCGATTGCCGGAGCTTATTCAATCCCTCCGGGTTCCAAGACCACCCTCGGGATGGATGCCTTTATCCTCTGGGGATTTCCCTGCTCATTGGTACCATGTGTTTTTTGTGCCGGGCCTGAGCGCACCAAAGAAGGTTGCGAGCCACCTCCTTCTTCCGCGGCGCTGTAACGGCATTGTAAGGCGAGCAGGAAGATTGAATCAACGTAAATCTCTTTTGGTCGATCCGAAAGCCGGTCTGGATTCTCGAGAGTCTGCACAGTCTTGAAGGGAAATGCAGATCAGGCAGGTCCAGGACCCGATGCTTTTGCCGGCAAGGTCCTCCTTACGGGCACGACGAAAGCACCTTCAAGAGATGGCCTTGATCCTGTGGGGCAGACGTCCCGTCTGCCCGGGGCGGATTACATCCACTCTTCGAACCGACGGTGGGTGACACGGAATGTCACCAACCCTGTCCCGCCTCCCTGAATCCCATGGTGTGATGATCTGATAGCATGCCCCTTTCCGGACGAACCTCAACGGCCTGGCCATGGACCCTCTCGAACGAGGGGGGGGCGGTCGATGATGATTGCCAGAGGGGAAACTCTGCGCAACGTATCTCATGTCGCTGAAATGGAGACTGGAAAGACCTGGACCCAATCATCTTCTGGCCCCAATCATCCATGGTCGGACCGCGCCCACAGGTGGTCTTTAGGATTCTGGCACACGCAGGCATGCAAAGAAGCGCATGCCTGCGGCACCCACCCTCCTGTCCGCTCGGCGAGGCAAGCCGAGGATCCCCCGTCGGACGGTGCCCACAGGTGGTCTTCAGGGTAGTGGCAGACGCAGGCATGCAAAAAACGCATGCCTGCGGCACCCGCTTGGAGGACAAAAAATGATTTGGCTTTCTTGCGCGTCAAGGACAGGCCATCCGAAGCGACTGCTGGTTGCCATGGCGATGATCTTATTCACCACATTTGAACCCGGATGGACGAGCGCGAAAAGCCCGGATCCTCTGCAGCTAAAGAGTGTGCCCCTTGCAGGATTCCAGGTGACAGAGGGAGCGATCGATGTGCTGCCCAATGGCGACCTGTCTGTTTCGAGTCCGAAGATGCGGGCGGTGGTGCCCTCTGCAATATCACCGATTGCGGAGGTGCATTTCAAGTATCTGGGTCCCACTGCAGGGAGCTCGCCCCTGGGTTCGGGCGAGATGTGCCGACAGTTTGGACTGAAGCTTCGCGCCCAGGATCCGTGCAACCTCCTCTATGTCATGTGGCAAGCTGACTGGACCCGTCGGGCTGCGAACAGACAACAGCCGCCTTGAATTCCAATACTTCGTACCCGGCAAGTAGCCTCGATAGATTCCAAGAGTCGCGAACTGTCGATTTTCAGTCCTGGATTCCCTCACTCGGTTTCGCTCGGCCGCTGAAGAAAGCAGGAAGAAGCGGACTTCCGGTGCCCCCTCACTGCACTACGAAGCTCTTGGGGTCGATGGGCTGATTGAATGTGATCTTTTCAAGAACCGTCTCCCATTCCCCGAAGAATGTTGACTGTCCCACTTCAGCCGTGTAGTGGATGGTCCAACGATGGGGGAGGGTCAGTCCATCTTCCTCGCGGAAATCCTCAAACACTTCCAGCAATTCGAGGCGGTTTTCGGTCTGGCTTGAAGAGAGTTCAGGCCGGCTCGCCAGCGGGGCAGGCTGGATGATCCGGTAGATCGTGGCGATGTGACGAAAGGTGTCGGGCTCGAAGTAGAGGAAGACGTTGAGATTGCTATCCCCCTTTTTCATCTGATACCGGAGCTCATGCGCTTGTTTTCCCTCGACTTTCGCAAGACCCCGGTATTGCAGTTTCGGACCCCGCTGGTCCAACTGTGTCAGGGGCCATGCAGTTGAGAGGACCCCACCCATCAAACCTTCTTTAATAATTCCATTGTAGAGGTAGAGGAAATCCCCGAGCCTTGATCGTTTGCCGGGTCGGATGTAGCCGATTTGGACATTCTGTCCGTCAAAGGAAAAGACCTCCTCCGGATAATCTTTGGACTCGAACTTCATGTCGTATCGGAGTTTGTTGCCGTCTGAAATAAACACGGTCTGACCCAACATGGAGCCGCTACCCCCGGTCCGAACCCTCACAGTCCCGTTCCCTTCGGCGATGCATGTTTTCCGGGCCGCCAGCTTTTCCGGGGCTCCCACGGACTTGAGACTACGAGCGACCAGATCCTGGGGGTCCAGTTTGGGATCCTTTGAGACGGTGGAGACCGGATAGGCCATCAAAGCGACGAAGAAAAGCGCCAGTCCAAGGAACGATTTCTTTTGCGCAGTCATTTTCTGAGCTCCTCCTTTAGGGCGACTCTTGCTATTTTCGAATGAAAGGGCTCTTGCTGAATCCACGGCTGGAAACCTTTGAGTGTGGTAAGCGGGGTATGATAACAACGACCCCCGTATGGTAGAGCATTCTTCCGCTGATGTGAACAAGAAAAACACTCCAGGACGTAGAGCAGGCTGACTGATAGTCTATTCTGGGATTGGGATCGAGGAACAACAGCAGGTCTTTGGAGTGCTGAGATTGTTTCAGAGGGTTTGGTGTCCATTGGGCTCGCCTCCGGAAAAGTGAGGAAGCAACAACTCCAACCTTCGATCGCCTTGATCCAGGAGTGGTTTCGGAAGGTGCTGAAAAGGGATTTTCCAGGTTCAGGAAGCGAGGGTGGACTCTTGAAGGCCGTTGCTGTCATAATGTTTTGGCGAAGATAGATCAAATCCAAAAGAGTACTTTCAACAATCGGGAATGATGGACCCAAGACTGCGTTTTTCGACCCGGGTTGAGAATTACGCCCGGTACCGCCCCGGCTATCCGGAACGGATTGTCGAAATCCTCCGCAAGGAGTGCAACCTGGCTCCTGGGCTGGCGATTGCGGATATCGGTTCAGGAACAGGAATTCTGGCGGAATTATTCCTGAAGAGTGGAAACCGGGTTTACGGGGTTGAGCCAAACCGGGAAATGCGGGAAGCGGGCGAGAGATTTTTGAAGGACTATGCAAACTTTGTGAGTGTCGACGGGTCTGCCGAAGCCACCACCCTGGCACCTCACAGCGTCGATTTTGTCACTTCCGGTCAGGCTTTTCACTGGTTTGATCGCACAAAATCAGGGGAGGAGTTTGGCCGCATCTTGAAGCCTCAGGGATGGGTCGTCCTCGTGTGGAATGACAGGCGGACCGACACCACGCCATTTCTTCAAGCTTATGAGAAGCTGTTGCTCACCTATTCCATCGATTACAAGGAGGTTGACCATAAGCAGGTCGACAGCGAAGTGCTTTGCTCTTTCTTCGGCTCCACGAACTTCAAATATCAAGTCCTCAAAAACCAGCAGGTATTTGATTTCGAAAGTTTGAAGGGCCGTGTCCTCTCGTCTTCCTATGCACCCGAGAGCGGACATCCGAATTTTGAGCCGATGATGAATGAGCTTGTCACAATCTTCAGGGAGCAGCAGATCCTCGGTAAGGTCATTTTCGAGTACGACACGAGGGTGTACTACGGACAATTGCCGAGGGAGGCAAAGTGACGCGCGCTTGGGTCGGATCTTCGCGCCCCCTGTTCGCCCTTTGCGCCAGGGGGTTGGAAAGATGGGGAGCAGTTCCTTTTTTGGGATGAAGATGAAACCACCGGAAGTCATCGAAACTGCCCGGCTGCGACTGCGACAGCTCGTGCTGGAGGACGCCAATGCAATATTCGAGGAGTATGCGCAGGATCCCGAAGTGACGCGATACCTTGTGTGGCGGCCCCACCGGCACATCGATGAGACCCGGGAATTTCTGAGACGATGCTGTATCGCGTGGAAGGAGGGCTCGGCCTATCCATGGGCTATCATACGGAAAGAGGACGACCGGCTGCTGGGGACGGTGGAGATCCGAGTTGAAGGACACGCCATAAATTTGGGGTACGCGCTGGCGAAGCTTTTTTGGGGAAACGGGTATACGGCTGAAGCGATCAGGCCGATCATCGAGTGGGGCCTGAAGCAGGATGGTATTTATCGAGTCTGGGCGGTGTGTGATTTGGAGAATCAGCCCTCAGCCCGTGTGCTGGAAAAGGCAGGGATGTCCCGGGAAGGCATCCTGCGCCGATGGATCATGCTTCCGAACCGAAGCGACGAGCCGCGGGATTGTTATTGCTATGCAAAAACGAGATGAACCGCGGGATGATCGATAAGCCTCCGCCTCGAAGATGACCGCACTCAGACGGTCGAGTGGAGGGGCTTGATGGCACCCCTCCGGGTCATCGACGGCGGACGCGGCAGCGGACCAACATTGAATGAACAGTGAAACGATCGGACGGCGCCGCTGGGTGAAATGGACCCTGATTCTTCTCGGGTGGACCTTCCTGGGCGTCTTCTATGCCGGACAAACCTTTCTCATCTACGCGCGTTCCAATCATCCCACCCGGTTTGCCCGAATTCTCCCGGGCGCCCTGGTCATCTGGTACTCGTGGGCGGTCCTTTCCCCGTTCATCACCTGGCTGGCCCGACATTTCCGGATCGAACGAAAGCGGTTGCTTCGGAATCTTGCGACGCATCTTGCGGCCGGAATAATTTTCTCCTTTTTGCATCAAGCGCTTCCGATCCTCGTTTTCTCCACGGTGGACGCTGCCTCGGGGAAGCCCTTCCTGTTCTTCAGCCGACTTTTCAATTCACTTTTTTCCTTATACTTCAGCAATGATTTTTTCATCTATTGGATGATCCTGTTTGCGGTCCATGCCTTGGATTACTACCGCCGGTACCGGGAAGGAGAGCTGAAGGCCTCGCGTCTGGAGGGCCAGCTGGCCCAGGCCCAACTCCAGGCGCTCAAAATGCAACTCCATCCTCATTTCCTGTTCAATACCCTGCATGCCATTTCGGCACTGGTTCACAAGGACCCGGAAGTGGCCGACCGCATGATCGCACGTCTCAGCGATCTGTTGCGGCTGACCCTGGATAATGTCGGCGTGCAAGAGGTCCCTTTAAGACAGGAGCTGGAATTTCTCGAGCGATACCTCGATATTGAACAACAACGCTTTCAGGACCGGCTGGAGGTGCGGTTGGAGGTAGACCCGCTGACCCTGGATGCGATGGTTCCCAACCTGATTCTACAACCCCTGGTTGAAAACGCCATTCGGCATGGAATCGCACAGCGTTCATCGACCGGCCGGGTTGAAGTTCGGGCGAGACGGGAAGACGGCCGGCTGCGGCTCGAAGTGCGTGACGATGGATCCGGACTCACCGGAGAGGTGGGCGAGAACGTGAAGGAGGGGATCGGTCTGGGAAACACCCGGACGCGGTTGCAGCAACTCTATGGCGCCGCGCACCAGTTCGACCTCTTCAACTCATCCAACGGCGGGCTCGTGGTGAGGTTGATGATTCCATTCCGCGCGGAGTCCCAGGGCGGACAAAAGGTGCATCCTGATGAGGATTCGAGTCCTGATCGTTGATGATGAAGTGCTGGCCCGCGAAAGGATCCGCGACTTGCTCCGGGGCCAACCGGAGTTCGAGATTGCCGGGGAATGCGCCAATGGCCGTGACGCCGTCCAGAAGATTTTGGAACTCGCACCCGACTTGCTTTTCCTGGATGTTCAGATGCCCGGACTGAACGGGTTGGACGTCTTGGAAGCGGTCGGCCCGCGGCACATGCCCGTGGTGATTTTCGTGACGGCCTATGATCAATATGCGCTGAAGGCCTTCGAGGTGCACGCGCTCGACTACCTTTTGAAGCCGTTTGACCGGCCCCGCTTTCAGAAGTCTCTTCAGCGCGCGCGCACCCAGATCGAGCGGCAGAGGAATGGGGATCTCAATGACCGCTTAATGGAGTTGCTGGAGGAGGTGAAGGGGACCCGGAAATTTCTGGACCGGCTGGTTGTGAAAGACGCCGGCCGGATTTTCTTCCTGAAGGCAGACGAAATCGACTGGGTTGAGTCGGCGGGGAACTATCTCCGGCTTCACGTCGGGAAGGAATCCCATCTTCTTCGCGAGACCATGGGACGGTTCGAACGTCAGCTCGATCCCAGTCAATTCCTGCGCATTCATCGGTCCACCATCGCCAACATCGAGCGGGTCAAGGAATTCCGCCCGCTGTTTCATGGGGAATATGCCGTCGTTCTGCACGGCGGGCGTCAGTTGACGCTGAGTCGTGCCTATCGCGGGAGACTGGATGAACATTTGCGGAAGGGGCGTTGAAGCTCCTGGTGTTCATCACACTCTTCCGCTCGACGATCCCCGATAATCAGCAATCCATCCCAAATCGGTTGCCGCCCGCGGGCCTAGATGGTAGATTCCCGTCATATCTCATTACACGCTTGAAAGGGGACACTCGTCGCGATGACCAAGACCCATCTCGTTCGGTCGTTCAGTCTTGTTGTGCTCGCCACCGTGCTATCCATGAAACCGGGCCCCCATGGTCCCGGCCTGGCCCTGCCTCGGGGTTCCGGGTCGATGGCAGAGCAGGACAAGCCCGCAGCGTCGCAGGAGAAGACGGCGGCACAGCAGTATAAAAACATCCAGGTGTTCAAGGACCTGCCCGCATCCCAGTTGATCGGGGCCATGCAATTCATCTCAGCTTCCCTGGGGGTGGGTTGCGATTATTGCCATGTCACCGCCGAGCGCGGCAATTGGCCGATGGAAAAGGACGACAAGAAGACCAAGCAGACCGCTCGCAAAATGATCCTGATGATGCGCGAAATCAATGGCGCAAATTTTGAAGGAAAGCTCGTGGTTAACTGCACCAGCTGTCACCAGGGGAGATCGCGGCCTTTGCCCATTCCTCCTCTCAAGGGGGGCATTCTGGTGTCGTGGAATCCGAGGGCGGCCAACTCGAACCCGCCGGAATCCCTGCCGACGACAGATCAGGTCATCGACAATTATGTCCGGGCCCTGGGGGGTGCGGACGCCTTGGCGAAGATCAAGACGACGGTGCTTCAGGGATCAATACAGTTTTCCAATGGAAAATTGCTGCCGATGGAGGTCTCCGCCGTAGCTCCCAATAAGGTGCTGTGGACGCTCACCACTCCGAACGGGACGATTTATCGGGGATTCAACGGACGGGTTGGTTGGGTCAAGAGCAATGAAACAGTCCACCCGCTCACCGGATCGGACCTGGCGCAACTCAAGCGAAGAGCGGAGTTCAATGAAGAGACCCGCTTCAAAGAGCTGTATCCCAAGAGATCACTGCGCGAGAAGGAAACGATCGACGGCCACGAAGCTTACGTGATGGAAGCCACGGGAGTCGATGGGGTTCAGGAGAAAATGCTTTTTGACGTCCAGAGCGGGCTCCTGCTCCGGAGGATCATCTTCAATGAAACCCCGCTCGGCCTGCTCCCCAGCCAAACCGATTATGAAGATTACCGGGATGTAGAGGGGATCAAACAGCCGTTTACAGTCCGGACGACCGGGCCGACCCTCGTTCAGACCGAGAAACTCACTGAAATCAAATTCAACCAGCCCCTCGACG
This region includes:
- a CDS encoding histidine kinase, translating into MNSETIGRRRWVKWTLILLGWTFLGVFYAGQTFLIYARSNHPTRFARILPGALVIWYSWAVLSPFITWLARHFRIERKRLLRNLATHLAAGIIFSFLHQALPILVFSTVDAASGKPFLFFSRLFNSLFSLYFSNDFFIYWMILFAVHALDYYRRYREGELKASRLEGQLAQAQLQALKMQLHPHFLFNTLHAISALVHKDPEVADRMIARLSDLLRLTLDNVGVQEVPLRQELEFLERYLDIEQQRFQDRLEVRLEVDPLTLDAMVPNLILQPLVENAIRHGIAQRSSTGRVEVRARREDGRLRLEVRDDGSGLTGEVGENVKEGIGLGNTRTRLQQLYGAAHQFDLFNSSNGGLVVRLMIPFRAESQGGQKVHPDEDSSPDR
- a CDS encoding LytTR family DNA-binding domain-containing protein, whose protein sequence is MRIRVLIVDDEVLARERIRDLLRGQPEFEIAGECANGRDAVQKILELAPDLLFLDVQMPGLNGLDVLEAVGPRHMPVVIFVTAYDQYALKAFEVHALDYLLKPFDRPRFQKSLQRARTQIERQRNGDLNDRLMELLEEVKGTRKFLDRLVVKDAGRIFFLKADEIDWVESAGNYLRLHVGKESHLLRETMGRFERQLDPSQFLRIHRSTIANIERVKEFRPLFHGEYAVVLHGGRQLTLSRAYRGRLDEHLRKGR
- a CDS encoding c-type cytochrome, with amino-acid sequence MTKTHLVRSFSLVVLATVLSMKPGPHGPGLALPRGSGSMAEQDKPAASQEKTAAQQYKNIQVFKDLPASQLIGAMQFISASLGVGCDYCHVTAERGNWPMEKDDKKTKQTARKMILMMREINGANFEGKLVVNCTSCHQGRSRPLPIPPLKGGILVSWNPRAANSNPPESLPTTDQVIDNYVRALGGADALAKIKTTVLQGSIQFSNGKLLPMEVSAVAPNKVLWTLTTPNGTIYRGFNGRVGWVKSNETVHPLTGSDLAQLKRRAEFNEETRFKELYPKRSLREKETIDGHEAYVMEATGVDGVQEKMLFDVQSGLLLRRIIFNETPLGLLPSQTDYEDYRDVEGIKQPFTVRTTGPTLVQTEKLTEIKFNQPLDDGKFDQPAVEKKTGSSE